From Triticum urartu cultivar G1812 chromosome 2, Tu2.1, whole genome shotgun sequence, a single genomic window includes:
- the LOC125535686 gene encoding 60S ribosomal protein L22-2-like — MARGAAAAAAAAKGKKKGSVSFVIDCTKPVEDKIMEIASLEKFLQERIKVAGGKAGNLGDSVTVTRDKSKVTVTSDGAFSKRYLKYLTKKYLKKHNVRDWLRVIAANKERNVYELRYFNIAENEGEEED; from the exons ATGGCtcgcggcgcggcggcggcggcggcggccgccaAGGGAAAGAAGAAGGGGTCCGTCTCCTTCGTGATCGACTGCACCAAGCCCGTGGAGGACAAGATCATGGAGATCGCGTCGCTGGAGAAGTTCCTCCAGGAGCGCATCAAGGTCGCCGGCGGCAAGGCCGGCAACCTCGGCGACTCCGTCACCGTCACCCGCGACAAGAGCAAGGTCACCGTCACCTCCGACGGCGCCTTCTCCAAGAG GTACCTCAAGTACTTGACCAAGAAGTACTTGAAGAAGCACAATGTGCGGGACTGGCTCCGTGTGATCGCAGCCAACAAGGAGCGCAACGTGTACGAGCTCCGGTACTTCAACATCGCTGAGAACGAGGGCGAGGAGGAGGATTAG